In one window of Larus michahellis chromosome 10, bLarMic1.1, whole genome shotgun sequence DNA:
- the ALAS1 gene encoding 5-aminolevulinate synthase, non-specific, mitochondrial, translated as MEAVVRRCPFLARVSQAFLQKAGPSLLLYAQHCPRMMEAAPARGLATSAARGQQAEEETPAARQEAKNAKEVAQQNVDGSQTPAGHPPAGASQSSATKCPFLAAQMNHKNSNVFCKASLELQEDVQEMQADRKGTEFAKIPTTSTVRNIETEAESQSGLLKKFKDIVLKQRPESVSHLLQDNLPKSVSTFQYDQFFEKKIDEKKKDHTYRVFKTVNRKAQIFPMADDYTDSLITKKEVSVWCSNDYLGMSRHPRVCGAVMETLKQHGAGAGGTRNISGTSKFHVDLEKELADLHGKDAALLFSSCFVANDSTLFTLAKMLPGCEIYSDSGNHASMIQGIRNSRVPKHIFRHNDVSHLRELLKKSDPSTPKIVAFETVHSMDGAVCPLEELCDVAHKHGAITFVDEVHAVGLYGARGGGIGDRDGIMHKMDIISGTLGKAFGCVGGYISSTSSLIDTVRSYAAGFIFTTSLPPMLLAGALESVRTLKSAEGQVLRRQHQRNVKLMRQMLMDAGLPVVHCPSHIIPIRVADAAKNTEICDKLMSQHSIYVQAINYPTVPRGEELLRIAPTPHHTPQMMSYFLEKLLATWKDVGLELKPHSSAECNFCRRPLHFEVMSERERSYFSGMSKLVSVSA; from the exons ATGGAGGCGGTGGTGCGGCGCTGCCCGTTCCTGGCCCGCGTCTCGCAGGCCTTCCTGCAGAAGGCCGGGCCCTCCCTGCTCCTCTACGCCCAGCACTGCCCCCGCATGATGGAGGCGGCCCCCGCCCGCGGCCTGGCCACGTCCGCCGCCCGCGGGCAGCAGGCGGAGGAGGAGACCCCCGCCGCCCGCCAGG AGGCCAAAAATGCCAAAGAGGTGGCCCAACAGAATGTTGATGGATCCCAGACACCTGCTGGCCACCCACCTGCTGGTGCtagccagagctctgccaccaAATGCCCATTCCTGGCAGCTCAGATGAATCACAAGAACAGTAATGTTTTCTGCAAAGCCAGCCTAGAACTTCAAGAGGATGTGCAGGAAATGCAGGCGGACAGGAAAG GTACAGAATTTGCCAAAATACCAACTACTTCTACAGTGAGGAATATTGAGACTGAGGCAGAATCGCAGAGTGGCTTGCTCAAGAAGTTTAAGGATATTGTGCTGAAGCAAAGACCGGAAAGCGTCTCTCATCTGCTTCAGGATAACTTGCCAAAAT CTGTATCAACCTTCCAGTATGATCAGTTCTTTGAGAAAAAGatagatgaaaagaaaaaggatcacACCTACAGAGTATTCAAAACAGTGAACCGAAAGGCACAGATCTTTCCCATGGCAGATGACTATACTGATTCTCTGATCACCAAGAAAGAGGTGTCTGTCTGGTGCAGCAATGATTACCTGGGGATGAGTCGTCACCCTCGTGTGTGTGGAGCAGTTAT GGAAACACTGAAACAACatggtgctggagcaggaggcacAAGAAATATTTCAGGAACAAGTAAATTTCATGTCGATTTGGAGAAAGAACTAGCTGATCTTCATGGAAAAGATGCAGCACTGTTGTTCTCATCTTGCTTTGTAGCCAATGACTCCACCCTCTTCACTCTAGCTAAGATGCTGCCAG GCTGTGAGATCTACTCTGATTCTGGAAACCATGCCTCCATGATCCAGGGGATCCGAAACAGCAGGGTGCCAAAACACATATTTCGCCATAACGATGTCAGCCATCTTCGAGAACTATTGAAGAAGTCTGATCCATCTACCCCTAAAATTGTTGCATTTGAGACTGTTCACTCAATGGATG GTGCAGTCTGTCCTCTGGAAGAGCTGTGTGACGTGGCCCACAAGCATGGGGCAATCACTTTTGTGGATGAAGTGCATGCTGTGGGGCTCTATGGAGCTCGAGGTGGTGGTATAGGAGACAGGGATGGAATCATGCACAAGATGGACATCATCTCCGGAACGCTTG gcaaAGCGTTTGGTTGTGTAGGAGGATACATCTCCAGTACAAGTTCTCTGATAGACACTGTTCGTTCATATGCTGCTGGCTTTATTTTCACAACGTCCCTGCCACCCATGCTCTTAGCTGGTGCCCTAGAATCTGTCCGAACTCTGAAGAGCGCGGAGGGGCAAGTTCTGAGGCGTCAGCACCAACGCAATGTGAAGCTTATGAGACAGATGCTGATGGATGCAGGGCTGCCTGTGGTGCACTGCCCCAGTCACATCATTCCAATAAGG GTTGCAGATGCTGCTAAAAATACAGAGATCTGTGACAAGCTGATGAGCCAGCACAGCATCTATGTCCAAGCAATCAACTACCCCACAGTTCCCCGTGGAGAGGAGCTGCTACGTATTGCCCCGACACCTCACCACACCCCTCAGATGATGAGTTATTTTCTTG AAAAACTGCTGGCCACATGGAAGGATGTGGGCCTGGAGCTGAAACCACATTCATCAGCTGAATGCAACTTCTGTAGAAGACCCCTGCATTTTGAAGTGATGAGTGAACGGGAAAGATCCTACTTCAGTGGCATGAGCAAACTAGTGTCTGTCAGTGCATGA